In Halomarina salina, one DNA window encodes the following:
- a CDS encoding AbrB/MazE/SpoVT family DNA-binding domain-containing protein yields the protein MATNGEQTTITDHYSVTVPAAIRDRLDIEPGDKITWKVTDDGELTIEVIKQRYGAFDDFDAVDMGETDVTREHDVTGADHDSTEVQ from the coding sequence ATGGCGACGAACGGGGAGCAGACAACGATTACTGATCACTACTCGGTAACAGTCCCGGCAGCGATTCGAGATCGCCTCGATATCGAGCCCGGTGACAAAATCACGTGGAAGGTTACAGACGATGGAGAGCTCACGATAGAAGTCATCAAACAACGATACGGAGCATTCGACGATTTTGATGCCGTTGATATGGGTGAGACCGACGTCACGAGAGAACATGATGTGACTGGCGCTGATCACGACTCGACTGAGGTCCAGTAG